The genomic window AAAGAATGCTAAACAAGCAAAAGCAGCTAAAGATGGACACCGAGCTTAAAGCCAGGCTGCTGGATGAGGTCAACGATGCGGTGGTGGCCCACGATCTTGAAGGCAATTTTGTCTATGCCAACGCCGCCGCCGAAAGGATGGGCGGCAAAAAACCGGCCGCCCGGACCAACCAAAGCCGTCTGGAAATGAAAGGCATGATGTCCGAGGTGAAAAACAGCGGATTTTTAAGGGAAAGAATGAAAGAACTGGAGCAGAAAGGCAGCCTGACCTTTGAAATGGCGGGCAGGCGGGATGACCTTTCCGAGCTGTTTACCGAGGTCCACGCCAGCCTGATGGACCTGGAAGGAAAGACCATAGTGCTAAGCGTGGCCCGGGACGTGACCCAGCGCCACCAGCAGGAACAGGCCCGGAACAGCCTGCTTAAAGAACTGCAAACGGCCCTGGGCAAGATCAAGACCTTAAGGGGGCTGATCCCGATCTGCGCCAACTGCAAGAAGATCCGCAACGACAAGGGATTTTGGCAGCAGGTTGAGGAATACGTTTCGGAGCATACCGAGGCCGATTTCACTTTTGGCATCTGCGAAGACTGTC from bacterium includes these protein-coding regions:
- a CDS encoding PAS domain S-box protein: MDAKNKIDLSFIFEHLAVVGVLFAAGFWLVDILIDALFFGEGTMIDQLMAPEPMEVYFRLLVGSLFIAFGYLAQRMLNKQKQLKMDTELKARLLDEVNDAVVAHDLEGNFVYANAAAERMGGKKPAARTNQSRLEMKGMMSEVKNSGFLRERMKELEQKGSLTFEMAGRRDDLSELFTEVHASLMDLEGKTIVLSVARDVTQRHQQEQARNSLLKELQTALGKIKTLRGLIPICANCKKIRNDKGFWQQVEEYVSEHTEADFTFGICEDCLGKLYPEFSGGKGNDGHKDWHKNNKK